The sequence GAATTCACTCAATGCAGAAAATTATTCCGTCTATATATCTACATTTATTCTAATTCATATTTCAAGCACATATCAAATTTACTGTTTTTACTGTGATTTTTATAATTAAAGAcaaattttatctaatttttttattataaaattcacaCATGCAGATTCTACCACAGaaggataaattaaaaaataagcctCTCATGACCTCTCAAACTTACTTCCAGATTGGGAAATTTAATAGTGATTAAATTTCTTGAGCATCCtttccttactttttttaaacatgtaTATATATCAGAACAAAAAATGACCAGTTTGCACTAGTAAATTAGTTTCTATGAAAttacttatattttaattatttcatatataagttttttatatatttcatatataagcTTAACTATAGAAACTTTTCCACTATACTCTTCACTTACTAAATCTTAGAGATCTTTTTATGTCAGAACATATAGATCtacctcactttttaaaataatgtatggaTCACTTATCAGTCCTCTGTGAATGGCCATTTAAAatgattgtttccagtttttattaAATCAATCAATGTTCATGTTTACTTTtttagaataaaacagaaatacagCAGCCAGCTTTATTAATTAAAAGAAACTCGGTTCACAGTAACTTACTTGTTTCATTAAATTGAGGACATAGTTATGTCCAAAAGTCAGATACAGCCTTAAAATTTCTATGATTTTTAACTGCATAACGTGGATTGTTTTCACTGGCtgtaaaaagataaaacatgtgAACACATTTACCCACCATGTACAAAATGTGTTTCCTTTATATAATAGATTTCTTATACAGATGGGGGGTAGGTACTAAGTCCACACTGAAACGTCACCTCCAGGTAAGTTCATTAAATCCAGCTACAGGTGATGAAGAGGGTTTTGACTGACACGCATTCACCTGATGACTTCGACCATGAAGTCTCTCATGAGGTAGCAACGCAAAGAAGTTAAATCTTTCTCCCATCTTCTTAGGATTCATTAACATATCATAGCCCTGAAGTAAATGCTGCCTCATGGATGCCTCATCTGAATTATCTAAAAGaacctgaaaagaaaaaatttcttagCCAAAATAACCAGAAGAAAGGATTCCTAGTTGTATATAACAAGGGACTATGAAATATTCCATAAAGTAGGGCTAAAAATGTGATTTCTGATCGTCTACCTCAGAATCATCTGGGGTGCTTGTTAAAATGTAGTTTGCTATGACCCAAACCTACTGAATTTGGTTTTTTCACAAATAACCCCAGATGGTTTTATCTACACTGAAGAGTTAAGTGTCCTCAGAAGAACAGTTATAAAATCCAACATGTAAATTAAATACAGTCAAGTTTTTTAACAAACATGAAAACTCTTTGAAAGGTTTAATTCCACCTCATTTGGAGATGCATGAAACTTACCAGGCTGCTCTACCCCTGGGCTGTCTGGTTACACTGAATCCCACATTACTAAAAAGACTGGGCCACCAAGCATCTGGCTAACTATAACAGCATTAAGGCCAggtaaatgtaaaatttaaaataactgcttttaaatactatgaaattaaactatttaatgataatgaaataaaataaaacattacctTCAACCGGACATCAATgcccatattttttaaaaacatttgttgttttattgGCCCCAGAGAGGCCACTTTTCCCTGTGCCATTCTGCGCAAAAAACTGAAGTCCACATCAGCTGTTAGATCTGCTGTTCCTGGGGCAATTAAGACATCATGAAGTTTGTGACCACAAAAGCcctaaaacataaagaaattatgAGTTTTGCCTTTCTATGGTGGTTATTATCAAAATTAAGGAATGCTGCCATTTTAGTACATTATACATGACAactgttaaaaaggaaaatatggcctGAATTAGTGGTTTTCAAACTCTTAAAGCAGTAGCACCCTTTTTTTCAATGAAATGCTATATGGAAAACCCAATATAAAATGCAATGCTAGAATGCCTGAAGATGCTGTCCTGACACAaagttatttaacattttcattaatgcTGCTGGCGAAGGAATACAGGCGATCTCATTAATTCTATTGATGAGTTCAGGTTATCAGAACTTAAAAAGTGTTTTACAAAGTGTTTCCACAGACCATGTACCacagaagcacatgaaaatatgtggACCTGAGCCAGACCTAGTGAACTGAATTCTAAAGGTGAGTTTGGGGAATTAGCATTTTTAACAGACTCTCCAGATtattcttagagacagaaattgAAAACTACAGTTCTAGAGAATGACTAAGATCATCTAGTTAAATGTATGTCAAAGTATACTGAACAAAACTGATCACATTcaagaaacataagaaaagatgTTGAGGAATACATCTGGAGAGGAAAGAggctgaaaataaaattgaaaaacttcaGATGATTACACTAGCTAGTTAAGTCAGCTTCAAATCTGCAAagaagtaccaaaaaaaaaaaaaaaaaaagaaagtggggtgaggggaggcagGACGGAGAGGGAACAAGTGTAAACTTTAAGAAAATCTTCCCATTTATAATCCCTCAGATGTTTACTAGGGTCTATGCAAACCTAGATATTGCAACTAAGGAACAATGTAGCCAGTGCAGACTCGATTCAAAGGAGAGTTGGAAAGTGGACACTAATTAGTGTTAGAAAGTAAGAGTGAGAGTTAagagtaattataataatatgaattaacattaattataaaatacaacAATGTGATGCACTGCGGAAACCAAACATAAGATAAAGATCCTAAATGAGCTTAAAATCTAACAAGTGATAATTCCAATTAAATCATACCAATTAAATTCTGATAATTACTGAATTACTCATACTCTGAAGGTATCTGTCTTTGTTCCATCGTGACCATAATCCGCAATGAGTGCAGCACCTCCAGTTAGTGCAATGCGTTGAGAAAGTTCCTCAATAATAACCCCAGCATCAGGACACACTTCCACGTGATCCCTTGTTTCATCATGCTAGTAAGGGAACAGttgaaaaaagaatcaaaatacaTCATTCAAAAGAATTGTTTCTTTAGGGTTTCTTTTTTCACATCTATAATTTCAGGTTTCTCGCCAATGAGCATTTcttaattacaataaaaataaattccttttcaaTAAGAATATGTTCTCCACACTCAGTTTTTCACGTGGCATCCTTTTTATTTTACGGAACTTCTTGGTTTTTGGGCACCATCCACTAAATTTAcaacattttaatttctgttataaaAAAGGTATATGCcttcccagccccccaccccccaaaaaaacccaagtgcattattattttatttatggtgGCATTACTTTCATATCATAATTCATATAGATATTATATATTCCACTGGATCATAGGCACGggaaaagatatttttgtctgcctagaacaatgcctggcatagtaggcactcagatgtgatgaaataatgaatgatatAAATCCAATATAATAAAACAGACCCTACTGAACAATATATCACGTAGTGTTCTGTTGAGgcgaaaaaaaaatgatttgtccTGTATTTAGTTACCATTACTTCACTAGCTTATGAACTAATGCCAACATACCTGAGACCCTTAGTTCCCAAGATGTTCAGTTAGTAACTAAAGGTCCACAGTAAGGGCTTATTGGCTTAAAAAGTGAAACGACAATTAATATTAATACTTGTTAAGTTGACCAGTCTatataaaatttttctaatttctgagatgattgaaaattttatatatttttcttcattataaaaTCATACATTATATAATCAAGTCAATAACTAGTAAGAAACAACTCCCAGGGCCAAAAGGGAGTTGGTAGTTTTATGAATTTGTTTCTCAGGTAAAATCTTGGTAGTTTTAAGAGTTTCTCAGGTAAAATTAGGTAGCCAGAATGTGAAGTAAACAGAAATGTTCATAGTGTTTAGGctgatattttaatttacttataGTTTGCAAGGAAAGGTTTCATTTATCAGTTCAGGTTTAAAAACTGTTATACTTTTAAAACTGATAACTTCTGGGCTAGAAAATTCTTAATTAAGGTCCAGAAAATGACAATCTTCTCTgagctagaaaaaaataaagagaggcaATGTAATGCCCACACATTTCTGAGaagtacagttttttttttaaaaattaagcacaATTCTCCTTGAGGTCAATAGAATGCAGTAGTAAATTTACATCCTGGCAGTCTTGAATCAAGTTTAGAGTTGAATGGaagcaaggagaaaaaaacatgctCTAGCAGGAGCCCACAGAGGATTATAATAATAACAGTTACTTAATACAGTTCTTTTAcacattaaataagaaaatacaggaTAATACATACCAAGTACTtaaaaatgttagctgttattaccGAACTCTACACTGTACTATATTGCTTTCACAGACATTCAATTCTTCCCGTAAAGGAGCAATTTTGTCACCATTTTGAAGTAAGGAAACCACGGTAGAGAAAGTTAAGTAGTCAGAGAAAGTTAATAAATGCTTTCTGAGTAATAATTTATGAACTTTATCTCTTATTACGTTATTATTGTTTAAGGATGCACAGCTAAAACATGATACAGTGGATTTTAACCCAATATCCTGACTAGATCTTGTGCACAGTTCATCATTATTAAAAGGCACCTCACATATGAGAGCAACTCTTTCCCCGTGAAAAGGAACTGTAAAATACTAACTTAGTAAAGATtttgaagataaaagaaaataaaaggggaaaaaaaattcctacTTGTATGAAGACTTCTGCTGGGGTGGTACAAGGCACCAAAACAAACCTCAGTTTATCAGAAACTTGTGGATCAATATCAATAAATACTTCCCGCCATCCTTGTGGTGTTTTCTAAACACAatgcattcaaaaaaaaaaaaaaacttgtaaattTGTTCCTAAAATTGTCTCTATCAAAAATAATTATTAGTTTTCTCCTATTACCATAAATAAGATAGATAACTAACATTACTGAGCACTTTActacttaaaattatttaaatgcattGCTCATTTCCTTGAACAATATAAGTAGACTGATAAATGCAAACTATTAATGTtgtaagagagaagcaataaCAGCGATAGAGCTGTAaaagaagataagaaaataaGGAGCATGGAAAGTGTCCAAAAAAAAGACAAGAGGAGTAATCAGAAGCTTTTGCCAACAATCGACTCAGCATTAAAAGTTAGCAAAACACATGCATTGCCACCAAATCTGAAACGTCCTCacgggaagaggaaaaaaattaatctttggcatttgaaagaaaatttgccaaaaacaaaaaaaaatcctacattgCACTATAGTCATTTACCACtgaattttctcatatttttattctacCAGAATTCTCCTTAATAATgcatttctgtttttccattatttataTCCATCAACATTCCAAATATAGTTAAGAACTTCTACAGGTTATGTTCATATATTGAATAATTAAATACAGTAAATGTTCAGTCTTGCAACATAAGGCCCTTTCTTACTCAATTATAAACATGACTTTTCTTTCCAACAATACCTGAAACTTATGCACAGGAAGAACATCAAAAAATTCATGTGCAAGGTAAAAGCTGTTACCTAattaaaaataggagaaaaaagtTAATGTTTCAGCATTTCTAAGGCGATTAATTGATTCTTCCGAACATTAACTATGAGAAAGAAAATGCCTAGTTCAATACTGGAACCTGTGATGCTTCCATAAGAATCATCACCACCACAGAATCTTCCAGACCTCTTCATGGAAAACCCACTCTGCAGAACAGTTAAGGAAACAATTCTCATCTTCTATGTAACATATACCATCTTGCATTTAACAGGCCAGAGAGCCAAAATACCTGAATTATCAGTTTAATCTCATGCATATCACtaggctgaaagaaattaaaactcaaaTTTGTTAGAACTGGAAGAGGAATTGGAATTTCATGAAATCAACAGAGAAGGTGGGGCCAGAATGGCTTAAAGGGCCTTGCCCAAGATGACACCACTATTTTAGGGTTGAGCAGGGACTCAGCAATACAAGATTCCTGGGTAGTTCACAGATTTTACCACCACACCTTACTTGCTTTTAGACaagtaaaaattttcaaaaaattagataattaaATGATATTCAGCTGCCAAAGTTTCTTCCTTCAGCCCCTGCTGCCTTGGGCTGTTTCATTATCACTATTAGCTGTAAGGAAaaactaaaaagttttaaaaagaaagtttttaaaagagaattacATTTTGTTTTGCATTGTGTATTTTGCAAAACTGCATGAAACACATTGCTCCTTAATGTCAGGCAAGTTGGTTTTCTAATACAatgtttttttctagaaaataacTATTCTGTACAGACCTGGCAGCACTGATTCATAATCTATTATATTGCTATTAAAGGTAGGGAGTCACCTATCACTACTGTGAGGGGTTCGATCAAACATTCTTTTATTAATCAATGCAAAGCAATTACCTTTTGGAACATCTTGCAGATATTGGTACCAGGAAATTGGAATCCCAGACTTAGTAACACCTTTCATATACACTGGGGATCCAGCATTTCGCTCTAATGGGACCTTCTCTTCAGTCAGTTTCAATGCTTGAATCTCACTTAATTTTTGGCTCACCTCTACCAGATGTATTGAAATGTCACAGTTTTTCAACACGGATCCAAGCTGACTGAACACCTaaatacagaaagaagaaaatattattgGCAAAATACAATGTGTTGaatagattttaaattttctaatcatTTACCCCAATAATTTGCTCACGTCACAGTGGAAGTACTATTTGGTTCGAGAGCAGTTTGTTCCTCACACAAGTCACTCTGCAGCAGTCTATGAGAATCATGACCTATTAGAGTCATTAAACATAACTTATATAAGAAATGAACAGTTTTCTAATGACAATGAGAATTATGACAAGTGAAAACAGAAGATGagcatttaataaaaatgaatcagaTTTTGGAGTCCAAAAAAAGaccaaggaaataaaatgtatacagCCTTGATTTTATAAAGCCTCTAAGTCTATGAAATAGCCTCCTCTTAGAGATAATTAAAAACTGTACCCTTGGAGAATCAAATTTGAATGGTACTAACAACTTGACAGTTTAACACTGGGATTCTatcacattttctattttttcttagaTTACATAACTTCTTTTTATTGATATAAGCATGGGGGGAAAGAAAATCTTAaggaaaataactattttaatacTAAAAACTCAATGCCCAAAGCATAAATTACaccaatattattttcatttgaattaaCTTCCACTGGTGATCTGCCTCCTAATAACTCATAGGTATGCAAGTACAGACTGACAATATGGACAAGAAGAGTTTTCCAAATTTAGTTTTGAGATGAAACTGCAGCAAGGAAAAACTTCCTCCCAAGAGAAAATTCCTTCAGAAagtaagataaaaaataaaaacagctctGTAAAACTTCTTTGGCTATTTaatgcttttaattctttggcaTTTCAAGAGTTTTTATTACTCGATCTTAAGGGTGTTGGGCTTGATTTTTAAAGTActtgaaacaagaaaatattatttgagaaacttattaaatgtttatattcaaATGCCTTTGCCAATTTAAAGAGAGATAAAATAGAGCCTTGGAACTTAAATTTGtgg is a genomic window of Choloepus didactylus isolate mChoDid1 chromosome 17, mChoDid1.pri, whole genome shotgun sequence containing:
- the NDUFAF7 gene encoding protein arginine methyltransferase NDUFAF7, mitochondrial isoform X2; protein product: MNYDMLGEKGDFITSPEISQIFGELLGIWFISEWIATGKSSTFQLVELGPGRGTLTGDILRVFSQLGSVLKNCDISIHLVEVSQKLSEIQALKLTEEKVPLERNAGSPVYMKGVTKSGIPISWYQYLQDVPKGNSFYLAHEFFDVLPVHKFQKTPQGWREVFIDIDPQVSDKLRFVLVPCTTPAEVFIQHDETRDHVEVCPDAGVIIEELSQRIALTGGAALIADYGHDGTKTDTFRGFCGHKLHDVLIAPGTADLTADVDFSFLRRMAQGKVASLGPIKQQMFLKNMGIDVRLKVLLDNSDEASMRQHLLQGYDMLMNPKKMGERFNFFALLPHERLHGRSHQVNACQSKPSSSPVAGFNELTWR
- the NDUFAF7 gene encoding protein arginine methyltransferase NDUFAF7, mitochondrial isoform X1; this translates as MSVLARSCAGPLRVAVRAAIPCLWRGNYFSSGKEPAENEPVTPMLRHLMYKIKSTGPITVAEYMKEVLTNPVKGYYMNYDMLGEKGDFITSPEISQIFGELLGIWFISEWIATGKSSTFQLVELGPGRGTLTGDILRVFSQLGSVLKNCDISIHLVEVSQKLSEIQALKLTEEKVPLERNAGSPVYMKGVTKSGIPISWYQYLQDVPKGNSFYLAHEFFDVLPVHKFQKTPQGWREVFIDIDPQVSDKLRFVLVPCTTPAEVFIQHDETRDHVEVCPDAGVIIEELSQRIALTGGAALIADYGHDGTKTDTFRGFCGHKLHDVLIAPGTADLTADVDFSFLRRMAQGKVASLGPIKQQMFLKNMGIDVRLKVLLDNSDEASMRQHLLQGYDMLMNPKKMGERFNFFALLPHERLHGRSHQVNACQSKPSSSPVAGFNELTWR